In a genomic window of Occallatibacter riparius:
- a CDS encoding rhodanese-like domain-containing protein, which produces MGWTILLISVAVIVAILLLRNLGQISPRAAHTHLQQGALVVDVRTNAEFQARHLPNALHIPLDEIESLAGRRIKDKDQILLLHCETGRRSAVASRKFGQLGYTRVFNLGSYTRAARIVGNR; this is translated from the coding sequence ATGGGCTGGACAATTCTTCTCATCTCGGTTGCCGTTATCGTTGCGATTCTGCTGCTCAGGAACCTCGGCCAGATCTCTCCGCGCGCCGCGCACACTCATCTGCAACAGGGCGCTCTCGTTGTTGACGTGCGCACCAACGCCGAGTTTCAGGCTCGTCACTTGCCCAACGCGCTCCACATCCCGCTCGATGAAATCGAATCGCTTGCGGGTCGCCGGATCAAAGACAAGGACCAGATCCTGCTGCTGCATTGCGAGACCGGCCGCCGCAGCGCAGTTGCGAGCCGCAAGTTCGGCCAGCTGGGCTACACACGCGTCTTCAATCTCGGCTCGTACACGCGCGCGGCCCGCATCGTCGGCAATAGATGA
- a CDS encoding YybH family protein, translated as MTRKLFVLAALTLLACFVPVQPTAAQEASNDDAKIRAAIKAQTEAWNRGDVEGFMKSYEDSTETTFIGKTVNKGYKPILERYKQGYATREQMGTLTFSDIDVRLLPNGCGRTEIALVTGKFHLERTTQNNDTKDNGIFSLVWRKGKDGWKIILDHTS; from the coding sequence ATGACCAGAAAGCTGTTCGTGCTTGCCGCTCTTACTCTGCTTGCGTGTTTTGTTCCTGTTCAGCCGACCGCGGCCCAGGAGGCATCGAACGACGATGCTAAGATCCGCGCGGCCATCAAGGCACAGACTGAAGCATGGAACCGCGGAGACGTGGAAGGCTTTATGAAGTCCTATGAGGACTCCACGGAAACCACGTTCATCGGCAAGACAGTGAACAAGGGATACAAGCCGATCCTCGAGCGCTACAAGCAGGGCTATGCGACTCGCGAGCAGATGGGCACGCTCACGTTCAGCGATATCGACGTTCGCCTGCTGCCAAACGGATGCGGCAGGACCGAGATTGCGCTGGTGACGGGTAAGTTCCACCTGGAGCGAACAACGCAAAACAATGACACGAAGGACAACGGCATCTTTTCGCTGGTGTGGCGTAAGGGCAAGGACGGCTGGAAGATCATCCTTGATCACACCAGTTAG
- a CDS encoding glycoside hydrolase family 9 protein, which yields MKRSVLLHLISYGCVVVVMVLLSVECFAQTPDLRLNQKEYFEAPGLNVMAFQDIYPDGHQGGVSVIQNGVRVATNGDIRLDPVPGQWQPMPKQDQRVVDSAANTITTTLSYPDPTKNRTGFNPIDYPDLNFSYKVVVHGEGQSVRVTVDLDKPIPEKFVGKVGFNFELFPNDLFGKTWFLGDTSGIFPRQPNGPESQDENGEIQPVPLATGARLSIAPETDAQRMIIESKTGNLQLLDARSKRNNGWFVVRSLIPAGATKHAIEWIITPTAVPGWKYQPVVHVSQVGYHPAQKKLAVIELARDDTGTEPARLLRVNPDGPTQVVLSETPKAWGNFLRYKYVTLDFTKTTAPGMYEVAYRETTSQPFRIAADVYQRGVWQPVLEYFLPVQMCHMRVEQQYRTWHGACHLDDARMSQVNHNHFDGYEQGPSTLTRYQPGETVPGLNRGGWHDAGDVDLRIESQADEVSILASAYETFDLDYDDTTVDENSLRTQIHIPDGKADVLQQIEHGVLTILGGYRATGRVYRGIQEATLQQYVLLGDPVNATDGLFYNAKMKPVERAGTESGTPDDRWLFTEQNPEHEYKAIASLAAAGRVLRASNPALATECLAAAEALWNAESDAAKDFDERMIAAAQLFRSTGNDRYRQAILSNAQHIVADSGRIAWAIAPITPQLANDAFTRDLREAVRKDFAGVARKQSTDSPFGVPYTPYIWGAGWDIERFGVEQFYLHQAFPDIVSADYLLNALNFMLGVHPGSNTASFASGVGARSATIAYGFNRADSSYIPGGVVSGTALIRPDFPELKDFGFLWQQMEYVLGGGSSNFMFLTLAADDVLNGHPQAFPPLAPPVRIPDREP from the coding sequence ATGAAGCGCTCTGTTTTGCTGCACTTGATTTCATATGGTTGCGTGGTTGTTGTCATGGTTCTGTTGTCCGTTGAGTGCTTTGCGCAGACCCCCGATCTGCGCCTGAATCAGAAAGAATACTTTGAAGCGCCGGGGCTGAACGTGATGGCCTTTCAGGACATCTATCCAGACGGGCACCAAGGCGGCGTCTCCGTGATTCAGAACGGCGTGCGAGTCGCGACGAACGGCGATATCCGCCTCGATCCTGTGCCGGGTCAGTGGCAGCCGATGCCAAAGCAGGACCAGCGTGTTGTGGATTCGGCTGCGAATACCATCACCACGACTCTCTCCTACCCCGACCCGACGAAGAACCGCACGGGCTTCAACCCTATCGACTATCCCGATCTGAACTTCTCCTACAAGGTAGTCGTGCACGGCGAGGGCCAGTCGGTGCGAGTCACCGTGGATCTCGACAAGCCCATCCCAGAAAAATTCGTCGGGAAAGTCGGCTTCAACTTCGAACTCTTCCCGAACGATCTGTTTGGCAAGACATGGTTCCTGGGCGACACATCGGGTATCTTTCCACGTCAGCCAAACGGGCCGGAATCGCAGGACGAGAACGGCGAAATACAGCCGGTGCCTCTCGCGACGGGCGCGCGTCTCTCCATCGCTCCGGAAACAGATGCCCAGCGCATGATCATCGAGTCGAAGACAGGCAACCTGCAACTGCTCGACGCGCGCTCCAAGCGCAATAACGGCTGGTTCGTCGTCCGCTCGCTCATTCCAGCTGGCGCCACCAAACACGCCATCGAATGGATCATTACTCCCACCGCCGTTCCCGGCTGGAAGTATCAGCCGGTGGTCCATGTGAGCCAGGTCGGCTACCATCCTGCGCAGAAAAAGCTGGCGGTCATCGAACTCGCTCGCGACGATACCGGAACTGAACCGGCGCGCCTGCTGCGCGTAAATCCCGACGGCCCGACTCAGGTGGTTCTGAGCGAAACCCCGAAGGCGTGGGGTAATTTTCTGCGCTACAAATACGTCACGCTCGACTTCACAAAGACCACCGCTCCCGGCATGTATGAAGTCGCTTACCGCGAAACAACTTCGCAGCCGTTTCGCATTGCCGCTGACGTGTACCAGCGCGGCGTGTGGCAGCCGGTGCTCGAGTACTTCCTACCGGTGCAGATGTGCCACATGCGTGTCGAGCAGCAGTACCGCACCTGGCACGGCGCCTGCCACCTGGACGATGCGCGTATGTCCCAGGTCAACCACAATCACTTCGATGGCTACGAACAGGGGCCCTCAACCCTCACGCGTTATCAGCCCGGCGAAACGGTTCCTGGCCTGAATCGTGGCGGATGGCACGATGCAGGCGATGTCGACCTGCGTATCGAGTCACAGGCCGACGAAGTCTCCATCCTGGCCAGCGCCTATGAGACGTTCGATCTCGATTACGACGACACTACTGTCGACGAGAACTCTTTGCGGACGCAAATTCACATACCCGATGGAAAGGCCGACGTGCTTCAGCAAATCGAGCACGGCGTCCTCACCATACTCGGCGGATATCGCGCGACGGGGCGTGTCTATCGCGGCATACAGGAAGCAACGCTGCAGCAATATGTGCTGCTAGGCGACCCGGTAAATGCGACCGACGGCCTCTTCTACAACGCGAAGATGAAACCCGTCGAGCGCGCCGGAACCGAGTCCGGAACTCCCGACGACCGTTGGCTCTTTACGGAGCAGAATCCGGAACACGAGTACAAGGCGATAGCCTCGCTGGCTGCGGCCGGCCGAGTTCTGCGGGCGTCGAACCCAGCGCTAGCAACCGAGTGTCTCGCGGCCGCGGAAGCTCTATGGAACGCCGAGAGTGATGCCGCCAAGGATTTCGACGAGCGCATGATCGCCGCGGCGCAGTTGTTCAGGAGCACCGGTAACGACAGATATCGCCAGGCGATCCTGTCGAACGCTCAGCATATCGTTGCCGACTCTGGCCGGATTGCGTGGGCCATCGCGCCCATCACACCGCAACTCGCAAATGATGCGTTCACTCGCGATCTGCGTGAAGCGGTGCGCAAGGACTTCGCAGGCGTCGCGCGGAAGCAGTCTACCGATTCACCCTTCGGCGTACCCTACACCCCATACATCTGGGGCGCCGGATGGGACATCGAGCGCTTCGGCGTCGAGCAATTCTATCTTCACCAGGCGTTCCCTGACATCGTGTCCGCTGACTATCTGCTCAACGCGCTGAACTTCATGCTCGGCGTGCACCCTGGATCCAACACGGCCTCATTCGCCTCGGGCGTAGGAGCCCGTTCCGCCACCATCGCTTATGGCTTCAATCGCGCTGACTCCTCATATATTCCCGGTGGCGTGGTGAGCGGCACGGCTCTCATTCGGCCCGATTTCCCTGAGTTGAAGGACTTCGGCTTTCTTTGGCAGCAGATGGAGTACGTGCTCGGTGGCGGCTCCTCGAACTTCATGTTCCTGACTCTCGCTGCCGACGACGTGCTCAACGGCCATCCGCAGGCGTTTCCACCGCTCGCCCCGCCTGTACGCATTCCCGATCGCGAGCCGTAG
- a CDS encoding FUSC family protein gives MAASEIPHGSAPTGPHFLADIYCFDWKAFRFELPLMSASAVALCLFTGIAVGHPGGGLIAGGGAFTVGFGPNQRIADSRLIPMIAAVLATSAAALAGTVAGHNDYWLLVAAGVCAVIYGVLTTRHTGLAWVGQQAGVALLVASAFPTGPKPALERAGLLAAGGIVQLIVTSAGLRLIPDLQKDVLYVATSMLNAVRQEDRSVLQLLREIPQSFPCFSASQAAVYSTRLLITILIATEVYRRLGIQSGYWIPMTALLVQKPAWSESLTRAAARVLGTLAGAWLGSLFIAHIAPRPVYLAAITAIFALLAYATNSVNYALFTTALTGYIVFLLSLNEIPGMVIAHRRGWCTAIGAGIAVLIHVDALLRLRANGRMVPSAERAS, from the coding sequence ATGGCAGCCAGCGAAATTCCCCACGGCAGCGCCCCGACCGGTCCGCACTTCCTCGCGGACATCTATTGCTTTGACTGGAAGGCGTTCAGGTTCGAGCTGCCGCTGATGAGCGCCAGCGCGGTCGCGTTGTGCCTGTTTACGGGCATCGCAGTGGGTCATCCGGGTGGAGGCTTGATCGCCGGTGGCGGCGCCTTCACGGTGGGCTTCGGACCCAACCAGCGCATAGCCGACTCGCGGCTGATTCCGATGATTGCAGCTGTCCTGGCAACATCCGCCGCAGCCCTTGCCGGCACCGTAGCTGGACACAATGATTACTGGCTGCTGGTAGCCGCCGGCGTTTGCGCGGTGATCTACGGCGTGCTGACTACACGGCATACCGGGCTGGCGTGGGTGGGCCAGCAGGCCGGAGTGGCACTCCTCGTTGCCTCGGCTTTCCCCACGGGGCCGAAACCGGCGCTGGAGCGTGCCGGGCTCCTTGCAGCAGGCGGGATCGTTCAGTTGATCGTCACGTCCGCGGGCCTGCGGCTCATTCCCGATCTGCAAAAGGACGTGCTCTACGTGGCCACGTCGATGTTGAACGCGGTGCGCCAGGAGGATCGCAGCGTGCTACAACTGCTGCGCGAGATTCCACAGAGCTTCCCGTGCTTCTCCGCAAGCCAGGCGGCGGTGTATTCGACGCGGCTGCTGATAACCATTCTGATCGCGACCGAGGTCTATCGTCGGCTCGGAATCCAATCGGGCTACTGGATTCCAATGACCGCGCTGCTGGTGCAGAAACCTGCGTGGTCAGAGAGCCTGACGCGCGCAGCGGCACGCGTTCTGGGCACACTGGCAGGCGCGTGGCTGGGCAGCTTGTTTATCGCTCACATTGCGCCGAGACCGGTTTACCTCGCGGCAATCACGGCGATCTTCGCACTGCTTGCCTATGCGACGAACTCGGTGAACTATGCATTGTTCACGACCGCGCTCACGGGGTATATCGTATTCCTTCTCTCGTTGAACGAGATTCCGGGAATGGTGATAGCGCATCGCCGCGGATGGTGCACCGCCATCGGCGCGGGCATAGCGGTGCTCATCCATGTGGATGCGCTCCTGCGCCTGCGTGCAAACGGCCGTATGGTGCCGAGCGCCGAGAGGGCGAGTTGA
- a CDS encoding response regulator, with product MTTESTQPQPDAGQSQANGQGQSQGHRRRRRRRKNKSSHSGAPQMQQGQQPQQQPAQQPQASAPKPPQQQMQQRPQGQQGRKKKKFFQKGSGGGGSQPQASPGNSIHAPQGKRKNKQRGPREFVGPMDHSYRAVNGNVADMAGSTIPTPGNGNFYSDIHVSQGPAAPVRHDAPTRIFCFIEDLFFLAKINETARKLGVKVEFVKGADKDTVARILEAPETERARLIVFDLNNANAKPMTLIPKFKTKFKRATSVVGFLSHLQGDLKAKAVEVGCDTVMPRSAFSQSLPNLLRRYGMEEEEEYVPQPA from the coding sequence ATGACGACTGAATCAACGCAGCCCCAGCCTGACGCGGGGCAGAGCCAGGCCAACGGCCAGGGCCAATCCCAGGGGCACAGGCGCCGTCGCCGCCGCCGCAAGAATAAATCGAGCCACTCCGGTGCTCCTCAGATGCAGCAGGGCCAGCAGCCACAGCAGCAGCCCGCGCAGCAGCCCCAGGCGAGCGCGCCCAAGCCTCCGCAGCAGCAGATGCAGCAGCGGCCGCAGGGCCAGCAGGGCCGGAAGAAAAAGAAGTTCTTCCAGAAGGGCAGCGGAGGCGGAGGCAGCCAGCCGCAGGCTTCGCCAGGCAACAGCATCCACGCGCCCCAGGGCAAGCGCAAGAATAAGCAGCGCGGCCCGCGCGAGTTCGTCGGTCCCATGGACCACAGCTATCGCGCAGTGAACGGGAACGTAGCGGACATGGCGGGATCAACCATCCCGACCCCGGGTAACGGGAATTTCTATTCCGATATCCATGTGTCCCAGGGGCCTGCTGCTCCGGTTCGTCATGACGCGCCGACGCGCATCTTCTGCTTCATCGAAGACCTCTTCTTCCTCGCGAAGATCAACGAGACAGCGCGCAAACTCGGCGTGAAGGTGGAGTTCGTAAAGGGTGCAGACAAAGACACCGTTGCGCGCATCCTCGAAGCTCCTGAAACTGAGCGCGCTCGCCTCATCGTCTTCGACCTGAACAACGCAAATGCCAAGCCAATGACGTTGATTCCCAAGTTCAAGACGAAATTCAAGCGTGCGACGTCGGTCGTCGGCTTCCTCTCTCACCTTCAGGGCGACCTGAAGGCCAAGGCGGTCGAAGTCGGATGCGACACCGTAATGCCCCGCTCGGCCTTTTCTCAAAGCCTGCCGAATCTTCTGCGCCGCTACGGCATGGAAGAGGAAGAAGAATACGTCCCCCAGCCCGCATAA
- a CDS encoding AGE family epimerase/isomerase, which yields MQTTRLALSCLLVAGVCAAQAGPTGVPHQPSRDAYLKLAAEVDDALHHDVLAVWFPRAVDNEHGGFHSHFARDWKKLPSDGKFSVFQGRMTWVAAQVVLHEPARRQEFAPIVRHGVEYLKDVMWDTQDGGFFWGLDDDGKITPQFGDHKELYGMGFCIYGAAAAYQATHDEQALDLAKKGFAWMDQHAHDAEHGGYYEWLTRDGTPVPMRIVNGRVESNGVGPVGFKSMNTHIHLMEAFTQLYEVWPDATLRARLEELLAIVRDKVSVAPGVMNLYFTNAWQAIPDHDSYGHDVETAYLMLETDEVLHGKASEATESMAKMLVDHALAYGWDTKNGGFFHEGTTLGEPENTSKEWWVECEGLNALLLMHERYGKQNPVYFDRFLEQWQFIRNHTLDAQDRGDFNLTTAEGKPLSEDKGSIWKAAYHDSRAFWNVSERLRKLAASQ from the coding sequence GTGCAGACCACACGTCTTGCTCTCTCGTGTCTCCTGGTCGCCGGAGTGTGTGCGGCACAGGCAGGTCCGACCGGCGTACCTCATCAACCCAGCCGCGACGCGTATTTGAAGCTCGCAGCCGAAGTGGACGACGCCCTGCACCACGATGTGCTGGCCGTGTGGTTCCCGCGCGCCGTGGACAATGAGCACGGCGGCTTTCACTCGCACTTTGCCCGCGACTGGAAGAAGCTGCCCAGCGATGGCAAATTCTCTGTCTTCCAGGGACGCATGACCTGGGTGGCGGCGCAGGTGGTGCTGCACGAGCCTGCCCGCCGGCAGGAATTCGCGCCCATCGTGCGGCATGGCGTCGAGTATCTGAAAGACGTGATGTGGGACACGCAGGACGGCGGCTTCTTCTGGGGCCTCGACGATGACGGCAAGATCACGCCGCAGTTCGGCGACCACAAAGAGCTCTACGGGATGGGCTTCTGCATCTACGGCGCCGCCGCTGCCTACCAGGCGACGCACGATGAGCAGGCTCTGGACCTCGCGAAAAAGGGCTTCGCATGGATGGATCAGCACGCGCACGATGCTGAGCATGGCGGCTACTACGAGTGGCTAACCCGTGACGGGACGCCCGTGCCGATGCGAATTGTGAATGGCCGCGTGGAGAGTAATGGTGTTGGGCCGGTCGGCTTCAAGTCGATGAATACGCACATTCACCTGATGGAAGCGTTCACGCAGCTCTACGAGGTGTGGCCCGATGCCACGTTGCGTGCGCGGCTGGAGGAGCTGCTGGCGATTGTGCGGGACAAAGTCAGTGTGGCGCCGGGCGTGATGAATCTCTACTTCACGAATGCGTGGCAGGCGATCCCGGATCACGATTCCTACGGGCACGATGTGGAGACCGCTTACCTGATGCTCGAGACAGACGAAGTTCTGCACGGCAAGGCGAGCGAGGCAACGGAGAGCATGGCGAAGATGCTCGTAGATCACGCGCTGGCGTATGGATGGGACACAAAGAATGGCGGCTTCTTCCACGAGGGCACGACGCTGGGGGAGCCGGAGAACACAAGCAAGGAATGGTGGGTTGAGTGCGAAGGCTTGAATGCGCTCCTGCTGATGCACGAGAGATACGGCAAGCAGAATCCGGTGTACTTCGACCGGTTCCTGGAGCAGTGGCAATTCATTCGCAACCACACGCTGGACGCGCAGGATCGCGGCGACTTCAACCTGACCACCGCCGAAGGCAAGCCGCTGAGCGAAGACAAAGGATCGATCTGGAAGGCGGCTTATCACGATAGCCGCGCCTTCTGGAACGTGAGTGAGCGGCTGCGGAAGCTGGCCGCGTCACAGTAG
- a CDS encoding GNAT family N-acetyltransferase has translation MNAGQGSPQPNHARFRLRLATEDDLPSLHTLIEASVRVLQAGDYTSAQMESALGTVLGVDTQLIRDRTYFIAETSDAPSRFAGCGGWSYRKTLFGADRGPYREPDLLDPRTDAAKVRAIFVHPDFARQGLGSLILATVEDAARKDGFTRFEMGSTLTGVPLYRLKGYIEVERIAVPLGNGEALPVVKMIKSSPV, from the coding sequence ATGAACGCCGGCCAAGGCAGTCCTCAGCCGAATCACGCCCGCTTTCGCCTGCGCCTCGCAACCGAAGACGACCTCCCCTCCCTTCACACGCTCATTGAAGCTTCGGTGCGCGTACTGCAGGCAGGCGACTACACGTCCGCGCAAATGGAAAGCGCGCTCGGCACCGTTCTCGGCGTCGACACGCAGCTCATTCGCGACCGCACCTACTTCATCGCCGAAACAAGCGACGCCCCATCACGCTTCGCGGGCTGCGGCGGATGGTCCTACCGCAAGACTCTCTTCGGCGCTGACCGCGGCCCCTACCGCGAACCTGATCTGCTCGATCCGCGCACTGATGCTGCCAAAGTACGCGCTATCTTTGTGCATCCAGACTTCGCCCGACAGGGGCTCGGCTCGCTGATTCTCGCAACTGTAGAAGACGCCGCACGCAAGGACGGCTTCACGCGCTTCGAAATGGGTTCCACGCTCACGGGCGTGCCGCTCTATCGGCTGAAGGGCTATATTGAGGTCGAGCGGATTGCCGTCCCTCTAGGCAACGGCGAAGCGCTGCCCGTTGTGAAGATGATTAAAAGCAGTCCCGTGTAG
- a CDS encoding molybdopterin-containing oxidoreductase family protein: MGPAATSSPFRVVHTVCSHDCPDSCGVLVTVNEGGRAVKVEGDPAHPVTNGFLCGKVAKYLDRVYSPDRVLYPLRRKVGVAKGPLAKGREHESFERIPWDEALEAIAERLKQVADQYGPESILPYSYAGNMGLLGYGSMDRRFFHRMGASQLDRTICAEAGGQAWNHVYGKKLGTPTEDVKLAKLIIAWGANIHGNNIHLWPMVEQARRNGARLIVIDPYRTRTAALADWHIAIRPGTDVALALGLMHVILRDGIDDRSYIDAMTVGFDRLAERVREYTPERVAHWTGMTAAEVEQLAREYATTLPSFIRTNYGVQRGENGGAATRAICMLPAITGAWKHRGGGAQLSTSGAFKWDKQTIERPDLALKSPLKRLARVVNMSTLGQALTELGQNGDATNSPAVHALFVYNSNPGAVAPNHNAVVRGLARPDLFTVVHEQFLTDTTDYADYILPATTFLEHIDAQGAYGHYFAQYSHQAIEPLGEARSNVWLFSQLAQRMGFEDACFRDTAEEMIAQALAPDESGHSTNPGMENITLAELQQKGHVPLAFHRDPENHPFKPFTEGAVLTPSGKIEFYSEALGSMGLDPLPGFIPPTESRWSEAAKQYPLELLGRKNDNYMNSTFANLPGHRKMESRTSQRLEIHPVDAEPRGIADGDRVRVSNGRGSLLLSALINEKLPAGVVAARLDWAKLHPDAVNVNALTSERLTDIGAAPTFYSTLVEVVRDTQPAPKG, from the coding sequence ATGGGCCCCGCAGCAACTTCCTCACCATTCCGCGTTGTCCACACGGTCTGCTCGCACGATTGCCCTGACTCCTGCGGCGTGCTGGTTACGGTGAATGAGGGAGGTCGCGCCGTGAAGGTCGAAGGCGATCCGGCGCATCCCGTCACCAATGGATTCCTCTGCGGTAAAGTAGCCAAATATCTTGATCGCGTCTACTCGCCTGATCGAGTTCTTTATCCTCTGCGCCGCAAGGTCGGAGTGGCCAAAGGCCCGCTCGCCAAGGGCCGCGAGCACGAGAGCTTCGAACGCATTCCGTGGGACGAGGCGCTCGAAGCAATCGCGGAGCGGCTGAAACAGGTCGCCGATCAATACGGGCCCGAATCGATCCTGCCTTATAGCTACGCCGGCAACATGGGCCTGCTCGGCTACGGCTCCATGGACCGCCGCTTCTTCCACCGCATGGGAGCGAGCCAGCTCGATCGCACGATCTGCGCCGAGGCCGGCGGGCAGGCGTGGAACCACGTTTACGGCAAAAAGCTCGGGACACCTACGGAGGATGTGAAGCTTGCGAAGCTGATCATCGCATGGGGGGCCAACATTCATGGCAACAACATCCACTTGTGGCCCATGGTGGAGCAGGCTCGGCGCAACGGCGCGCGGCTCATCGTGATTGATCCCTACCGCACGCGTACCGCTGCGCTAGCCGATTGGCACATTGCCATACGTCCCGGCACCGACGTGGCGCTCGCTCTCGGCCTGATGCACGTCATCCTGCGCGATGGGATCGACGACCGCAGCTACATCGACGCAATGACAGTGGGATTCGATCGCCTCGCAGAGCGCGTTCGTGAATATACGCCTGAGCGCGTGGCTCACTGGACCGGTATGACCGCCGCCGAAGTTGAGCAACTCGCTCGAGAATACGCGACAACGCTTCCATCTTTCATCCGTACGAACTATGGCGTGCAGCGCGGCGAGAACGGCGGGGCAGCCACCCGCGCCATCTGCATGCTGCCTGCGATCACCGGTGCATGGAAACATCGCGGAGGGGGAGCGCAGCTCTCCACCTCCGGCGCGTTCAAGTGGGACAAGCAAACGATCGAGCGCCCCGATCTCGCGTTGAAGTCGCCGCTGAAGCGTCTCGCCCGAGTGGTCAACATGTCTACGCTTGGCCAGGCACTCACCGAACTTGGCCAGAACGGCGATGCGACAAACAGCCCCGCCGTTCACGCGCTGTTCGTCTACAACTCGAACCCTGGGGCCGTCGCTCCCAATCACAACGCCGTAGTCCGCGGCCTGGCACGGCCCGATCTGTTCACAGTGGTTCACGAGCAGTTCCTCACGGACACCACCGACTACGCCGACTACATTCTGCCCGCTACGACGTTCCTCGAGCATATCGATGCGCAGGGCGCCTACGGCCACTACTTCGCTCAGTACTCGCACCAGGCCATCGAGCCCCTCGGAGAAGCCCGGTCCAACGTGTGGCTCTTCAGCCAGCTCGCTCAGCGCATGGGTTTTGAGGACGCCTGCTTTCGCGACACCGCGGAAGAGATGATTGCCCAGGCGCTGGCGCCAGACGAATCTGGCCACTCCACCAACCCCGGCATGGAGAACATCACCCTCGCCGAGCTGCAGCAGAAGGGCCACGTCCCGCTCGCCTTCCATCGCGATCCCGAGAATCACCCCTTCAAGCCCTTCACCGAAGGCGCGGTACTCACGCCCTCCGGAAAGATCGAGTTCTACTCGGAGGCGCTCGGCTCCATGGGCCTCGATCCCCTTCCCGGCTTTATCCCGCCTACGGAATCCCGCTGGTCGGAGGCCGCGAAGCAGTATCCGCTCGAACTTCTCGGCCGCAAGAACGACAATTATATGAACTCCACGTTCGCCAATCTGCCCGGCCACCGCAAAATGGAATCCCGCACCAGCCAGCGCCTAGAAATCCACCCCGTCGATGCCGAGCCTCGTGGGATCGCGGACGGCGACCGTGTCCGCGTCTCTAATGGCCGCGGCTCGCTCCTCCTCTCCGCTCTGATTAACGAGAAACTGCCTGCCGGAGTCGTTGCCGCGCGTCTCGACTGGGCCAAGCTCCACCCTGACGCGGTCAACGTCAATGCCCTTACCAGCGAGCGCCTCACCGACATCGGTGCCGCCCCCACCTTCTACTCCACCCTGGTCGAAGTTGTCAGGGATACACAACCCGCCCCGAAGGGGTAG
- a CDS encoding histidine triad nucleotide-binding protein, which yields MDCLFCKIIEGTIPSKAVYSDDRAYAFSDINPQAPVHFLVVPREHIKSTAEAAEDHAELLGYLLLTGAKIAREKGLAKGYRVVINTGPDGGQTVDHLHVHILGGRHCTWPPG from the coding sequence ATGGACTGCCTCTTCTGCAAAATCATCGAAGGAACAATTCCGTCCAAGGCTGTGTACAGCGACGACCGCGCCTACGCGTTCTCTGATATCAACCCGCAAGCGCCGGTGCATTTTCTCGTTGTGCCGCGCGAACATATCAAGTCCACGGCTGAGGCCGCCGAGGATCACGCCGAACTGCTGGGTTACCTGCTGCTTACTGGAGCGAAGATCGCGCGCGAGAAGGGGCTGGCCAAGGGATACCGTGTCGTGATCAACACCGGTCCGGATGGTGGTCAAACCGTGGATCATCTCCACGTGCACATCCTGGGCGGACGCCACTGCACCTGGCCGCCGGGATAG